Proteins encoded in a region of the Quercus lobata isolate SW786 chromosome 8, ValleyOak3.0 Primary Assembly, whole genome shotgun sequence genome:
- the LOC115958388 gene encoding uncharacterized protein LOC115958388, whose product MDGDASNRASSFPWIWAIEVLASLKQVDVSALHDLIELAPDLDDDLGKNMREMLALRCLESLCGPTNEVNKGHSKVGFDFSESCEDVLQHIMHENSLSDLEMLKPELVKRDIRVKRDLRPFIIRKRACMPKLALQQLKDLILKGIHPNADSLKDRSGLEFTSAGGGIPVNNGSHNALTHGVDGSFLNAQQMGVKGNLIPRMLENENKLLEKDPCNGNLLLSKRGRNESATENIVRDFHENQNILNDCDDLHLTAKKQKQCDSSGIHSIEENPVPLHPTELLEDSSARVMPVIERQVCDLAKDQIGNLKEGRVLEDGQDEHTALVRCGHNSEDEFHHNQSKPPDSATMMRSQCMYSHDSLASAGSTDQKLCMRCNEGGQLLVCNTSNCPVMVHENCLGFSPRFDNNGNFYCPYCAYSLAISEYLEAKKKVSYARKELAKLFQMGLKHQPKEVIERLHRE is encoded by the exons atggATGGAGACGCATCCAATCGTGCTTCAAGCTTTCCATGGATTTGGGCCATTGAAGTTCTTGCGAGCCTTAAGCAAGTGGACGTTTCTGCTTTACATG ATTTGATTGAATTGGCTCCAGACTTAGATGATGATTTAGGGAAAAACATGAGGGAAATGTTGGCTTTGAGATGTTTGGAGTCTTTATGTGGTCCCACTAATGAAGTCAATAAGGGTCATTCAAAAGTCGGGTTTGATTTTTCAGAAAGTTGTGAAGATGTTCTCCAACACATAATGCAcgag AATTCATTATCAGATCTTGAAATGCTCAAACCGGAGCTCGTAAAAAGGGATATTCGCGTAAAAAGGGATCTTCGCCCCTTTATTATTCGTAAAAGAGCTTGTATGCCTAAACTAGCCTTACAACAG CTGAAAGATTTAATTCTCAAAGGTATTCATCCAAATGCTGATTCCCTGAAGGACAGGAGTGGACTGGAATTTACAAGTGCAGGTGGTGGAATTCCTGTGAATAATGGCAGTCACAATGCACTTACACATGGAGTTGATGGGAGCTTCCTCAATGCACAACAAATGGGAGTAAAAGGGAACTTGATACCTAGAATGCTTGAGAATGAGAATAAGCTATTGGAAAAAGATCCATGTAATGGAAATTTATTACTTTCCAAGAGGGGAAGGAATGAATCAGCTACTGAAAATATAGTTAGAGACTTCCATGaaaaccaaaatattttaaatgattGTGACGATCTCCACTTAACTGCCAAAAAGCAGAAGCAATGTGACTCATCTGGAATTCATTCCATAGAAGAGAATCCAGTACCACTACATCCAACAGAACTATTAGAAGATTCTTCTGCAAGAGTTATGCCAGTTATTGAAAGACAAGTTTGTGACTTGGCAAAAGATCAGATAGGAAATCTGAAAGAAGGCAGGGTTCTAGAGGATGGTCAAGATGAGCATACTGCCTTAGTGAGATGTGGGCATAACAGTGAGGATGAATTCCATCATAATCAGTCAAAGCCTCCTGATAGTGCCACGATGATGCGCTCTCAATGCATGTATAGTCATGATTCCTTAGCATCAGCTGGTTCTACAGACCAAAAGTTGTGCATGAGGTGTAATGAAGGGGGTCAATTGTTAGTTTGTAACACAAGTAATTGTCCGGTGATGGTTCATGAGAACTGCTTGGGTTTCTCACCCAGATTTGACAACAATGGCAACTTTTACTGCCCCTACTGTGCATATTCCCTTGCTATTTCAGAGTACCTTGAAGCTAAGAAAAAGGTGTCCTATGCAAGGAAAGAACTAGCTAAATTATTTCAAATGGGTTTGAAGCATCAGCCAAAGGAAGTCATCGAGAGGTTGCATAGAGAATAG